From the genome of Cynocephalus volans isolate mCynVol1 chromosome 14, mCynVol1.pri, whole genome shotgun sequence, one region includes:
- the AFTPH gene encoding aftiphilin isoform X3, whose product MEPDIIRMYSSSPPPLDNGAEDDDDEFGEFGGFSEVSSSGVEFVDFDTPDYTRPKEEFVPSNHFMPIPDFSEKVDSLTSFKSIENGNDKNIIAELSTPMKGQSNVLLSNTSKEVISSKTLNISIDGMENSGDLNKVEEQKQNVGTPEIFSPGDFRTDINVVHQNKQSESCNGEKPPCLEILTNGFAVLETVNPQGTDDLDNVADSKGQKPLSTHSTEYNSDSAPSPAEEFADFATFSKKERIQLEEIGCLVLNDRESLTIQENKINRVNELNSSLGRSFDNKGNTDGEDEVCVSEINILTNRGFSVEKQGLPTLQQDEFLNSSVQSKAWSLVDSAGNSEAIRRELCKTEKKLDLITSKYADLCMDSIKTSDAYSEIDSSKEESRKFSNSQSPNIDSTEENVLDDSVSVRNGDSSNDFVTCNDTNEDDFGDFGTASGATPPFVTGTQDSMSDLTFEESSEHFPHFSEPGDDFGEFGDSNAISCQEEMIFTESDLKETSESLSEGCQLAKISSGTHTELVSKLKKGQEGEFGDFDSVPNIDDSTAFQDSDDFADFSSAGPSQVVDWNAFEGEQKDSCSWAAFGDQQATESHHRKEAWQSHRMDDNIDTPGTPTTHDVPLATSKGTVASGHLQESATSVQTALLNRLERIFEACFPSVFVPDAEEEVTSLKHLLETSTLPIKTREALAESGELLDVWTELQDIHDAHGLRYQWGGSHSNKKLLCSLGIDTRNILFTGNKKQPVIVPMYAAGLGMLEPTKEPLKPLSAAEKIASIGQTPTMSPEMNTCTSDQFQESLPPVQFDWSSSGLTNPLDELKGNSTA is encoded by the exons ATGGAGCCAGACATCATTCGAATGTATTCTTCATCCCCACCACCACTAGACAATGGAgcagaagatgatgatgatgaatttGGGGAATTTGGTGGGTTTTCAGAAGTTAGCTCCTCTGGTGTAGAGTTTGTTGATTTTGATACACCAGATTATACTCGTCCCAAGGAAGAGTTTGTACCTTCAAACCATTTTATGCCAATTCCTGATTTCTCAGAGAAAGTAGATAGCCTTACGAGCTTTAAGTCCATTGAAAATGGTAATGATAAGAACATCATTGCTGAACTTTCTACTCCTATGAAGGGACAGTCCAATGTTTTACTTTCTAACACCAGCAAAGAAGTAATTTCAtctaaaactttaaatatttccatTGATGGCATGGAAAATTCGGGAGATTTAAATAAAGTAGAGGAGCAGAAACAGAATGTTGGAACACCGGAAATTTTCTCTCCGGGAGATTTTAGAACTGATATTAACGTTGTTCATCAAAACAAGCAGTCAGAGAGCTGCAACGGTGAAAAGCCTCCTTGTCTGGAGATTCTAACAAATGGGTttgcagtgttggaaactgtaaATCCTCAGGGAACAGATGATCTGGACAATGTAGCCGATTCAAAAGGACAGAAGCCTCTTAGCACTCATAGCACTGAGTATAATTCAGATTCTGCACCTAGTCCTGCTGAGGAATTTGCAGATTTTGCCACATTTTCTAAAAAGGAAAGGATACAACTAGAAGAAATAGGATGTTTAGTTTTAAATGATAGAGAATCTCTAACCattcaggaaaacaaaattaacagaGTCAATGAACTGAATTCTTCTTTGGGTAGAAGCTTTGACAATAAAGGAAACACTGATGGAGAAGATGAGGTTTGTGTTTCAGAAATAAACATACTGACTAACAGAGGTTTCAGTGTTGAAAAACAAGGCCTTCCAACACTGCAACAGGACGAATTTTTAAATTCAAGTGTTCAATCAAAGGCTTGGAGTTTGGTAGACTCAGCTGGTAATTCAGAAGCCATTAGGAGAGAACTAtgtaaaactgagaaaaaactTGATTTAATTACTTCTAAATATGCTGACCTATGCATGGACTCTATCAAAACTTCCGATGCTTACAGTGAAATTGATTCTTccaaagaagaaagtagaaagttTTCTAATTCCCAAAGCCCAAACATTGATTCcacagaagaaaatgttttggaTGATTCTGTAAGTGTAAGAAATGGTGATAGTAGTAATGACTTTGTGACTTGCAACGATACCAATGAGGATGATTTTGGTGACTTTGGCACAGCCAGTGGTGCAACTCCACCTTTTGTTACTGGTACTCAAGATTCAATGAGCGATCTCACATTTGAAGAATCCTCAGAGCACTTTCCACATTTTAGTGAACCAGGTGATGACTTTGGAGAATTTGGGGATTCAAATGCTATTTCTTGCCAAGAGGAAATGATATTTACTGAGTCAGATCTAAAAGAGACTTCTGAAAGTTTATCAGAGGGATGTCAGTTGGCAAAAATATCTAGTGGAACACACACCGAACTtgtttcaaaactgaaaaaagggCAGGAAGGTGAGTTTGGAGATTTTGATTCTGTGCCAAATATAGATGATTCCACTGCTTTTCAAGACTCAGATGATTTTGCGGACTTCAGTTCAGCTGGTCCTAGCCAAGTTGTAGATTGGAATGCTTTTGAGGGTGAACAAAAAGATAGTTGTTCTTGGGCTGCTTTTGGAGACCAGCAGGCTACTGAATCTCATCATCGAAAGGAAGCCTGGCAGTCACATAGGATGGATGACAATATTGATACTCCAGGAACCCCCACAACACACGATGTCCCTTTAGCAACTTCCAAAGGAACAGTTGCTAGTGGCCATTTACAGGAATCAGCCACTTCAGTTCAG ACAGCATTACTAAACCGCCTAGAACGAATTTTCGAAGCATGTTTTCCTTCTGTATTTGTCCCTGATGCTGAAGAGGAAGTTACTTCCCTGAAGCACTTACTGGAAACAAGCACTTTGCCAATAAAAACAAGAGAGGCCTTAGCTGAAAGTGG GGAACTGCTGGATGTGTGGACAGAGCTGCAGGATATCCATGATGCACATGGCTTGAGATATCAGTGGGGCGGCTCCCATAGCAACAAGAAGCTTTTGTGCTCCTTGGGAATAGACACCAGAAACATT CTCTTCACGGGCAATAAGAAGCAACCTGTTATAGTGCCCATGTATGCAGCAGGATTG
- the AFTPH gene encoding aftiphilin isoform X4, which translates to MEPDIIRMYSSSPPPLDNGAEDDDDEFGEFGGFSEVSSSGVEFVDFDTPDYTRPKEEFVPSNHFMPIPDFSEKVDSLTSFKSIENGNDKNIIAELSTPMKGQSNVLLSNTSKEVISSKTLNISIDGMENSGDLNKVEEQKQNVGTPEIFSPGDFRTDINVVHQNKQSESCNGEKPPCLEILTNGFAVLETVNPQGTDDLDNVADSKGQKPLSTHSTEYNSDSAPSPAEEFADFATFSKKERIQLEEIGCLVLNDRESLTIQENKINRVNELNSSLGRSFDNKGNTDGEDEVCVSEINILTNRGFSVEKQGLPTLQQDEFLNSSVQSKAWSLVDSAGNSEAIRRELCKTEKKLDLITSKYADLCMDSIKTSDAYSEIDSSKEESRKFSNSQSPNIDSTEENVLDDSVSVRNGDSSNDFVTCNDTNEDDFGDFGTASGATPPFVTGTQDSMSDLTFEESSEHFPHFSEPGDDFGEFGDSNAISCQEEMIFTESDLKETSESLSEGCQLAKISSGTHTELVSKLKKGQEGEFGDFDSVPNIDDSTAFQDSDDFADFSSAGPSQVVDWNAFEGEQKDSCSWAAFGDQQATESHHRKEAWQSHRMDDNIDTPGTPTTHDVPLATSKGTVASGHLQESATSVQTALLNRLERIFEACFPSVFVPDAEEEVTSLKHLLETSTLPIKTREALAESGELLDVWTELQDIHDAHGLRYQWGGSHSNKKLLCSLGIDTRNILFTGNKKQPVIVPMYAAGLGMLEPTKEPLKPLSAAEKIASIGQTPTMSPEMNTCTSDQFQVWIQSCMS; encoded by the exons ATGGAGCCAGACATCATTCGAATGTATTCTTCATCCCCACCACCACTAGACAATGGAgcagaagatgatgatgatgaatttGGGGAATTTGGTGGGTTTTCAGAAGTTAGCTCCTCTGGTGTAGAGTTTGTTGATTTTGATACACCAGATTATACTCGTCCCAAGGAAGAGTTTGTACCTTCAAACCATTTTATGCCAATTCCTGATTTCTCAGAGAAAGTAGATAGCCTTACGAGCTTTAAGTCCATTGAAAATGGTAATGATAAGAACATCATTGCTGAACTTTCTACTCCTATGAAGGGACAGTCCAATGTTTTACTTTCTAACACCAGCAAAGAAGTAATTTCAtctaaaactttaaatatttccatTGATGGCATGGAAAATTCGGGAGATTTAAATAAAGTAGAGGAGCAGAAACAGAATGTTGGAACACCGGAAATTTTCTCTCCGGGAGATTTTAGAACTGATATTAACGTTGTTCATCAAAACAAGCAGTCAGAGAGCTGCAACGGTGAAAAGCCTCCTTGTCTGGAGATTCTAACAAATGGGTttgcagtgttggaaactgtaaATCCTCAGGGAACAGATGATCTGGACAATGTAGCCGATTCAAAAGGACAGAAGCCTCTTAGCACTCATAGCACTGAGTATAATTCAGATTCTGCACCTAGTCCTGCTGAGGAATTTGCAGATTTTGCCACATTTTCTAAAAAGGAAAGGATACAACTAGAAGAAATAGGATGTTTAGTTTTAAATGATAGAGAATCTCTAACCattcaggaaaacaaaattaacagaGTCAATGAACTGAATTCTTCTTTGGGTAGAAGCTTTGACAATAAAGGAAACACTGATGGAGAAGATGAGGTTTGTGTTTCAGAAATAAACATACTGACTAACAGAGGTTTCAGTGTTGAAAAACAAGGCCTTCCAACACTGCAACAGGACGAATTTTTAAATTCAAGTGTTCAATCAAAGGCTTGGAGTTTGGTAGACTCAGCTGGTAATTCAGAAGCCATTAGGAGAGAACTAtgtaaaactgagaaaaaactTGATTTAATTACTTCTAAATATGCTGACCTATGCATGGACTCTATCAAAACTTCCGATGCTTACAGTGAAATTGATTCTTccaaagaagaaagtagaaagttTTCTAATTCCCAAAGCCCAAACATTGATTCcacagaagaaaatgttttggaTGATTCTGTAAGTGTAAGAAATGGTGATAGTAGTAATGACTTTGTGACTTGCAACGATACCAATGAGGATGATTTTGGTGACTTTGGCACAGCCAGTGGTGCAACTCCACCTTTTGTTACTGGTACTCAAGATTCAATGAGCGATCTCACATTTGAAGAATCCTCAGAGCACTTTCCACATTTTAGTGAACCAGGTGATGACTTTGGAGAATTTGGGGATTCAAATGCTATTTCTTGCCAAGAGGAAATGATATTTACTGAGTCAGATCTAAAAGAGACTTCTGAAAGTTTATCAGAGGGATGTCAGTTGGCAAAAATATCTAGTGGAACACACACCGAACTtgtttcaaaactgaaaaaagggCAGGAAGGTGAGTTTGGAGATTTTGATTCTGTGCCAAATATAGATGATTCCACTGCTTTTCAAGACTCAGATGATTTTGCGGACTTCAGTTCAGCTGGTCCTAGCCAAGTTGTAGATTGGAATGCTTTTGAGGGTGAACAAAAAGATAGTTGTTCTTGGGCTGCTTTTGGAGACCAGCAGGCTACTGAATCTCATCATCGAAAGGAAGCCTGGCAGTCACATAGGATGGATGACAATATTGATACTCCAGGAACCCCCACAACACACGATGTCCCTTTAGCAACTTCCAAAGGAACAGTTGCTAGTGGCCATTTACAGGAATCAGCCACTTCAGTTCAG ACAGCATTACTAAACCGCCTAGAACGAATTTTCGAAGCATGTTTTCCTTCTGTATTTGTCCCTGATGCTGAAGAGGAAGTTACTTCCCTGAAGCACTTACTGGAAACAAGCACTTTGCCAATAAAAACAAGAGAGGCCTTAGCTGAAAGTGG GGAACTGCTGGATGTGTGGACAGAGCTGCAGGATATCCATGATGCACATGGCTTGAGATATCAGTGGGGCGGCTCCCATAGCAACAAGAAGCTTTTGTGCTCCTTGGGAATAGACACCAGAAACATT CTCTTCACGGGCAATAAGAAGCAACCTGTTATAGTGCCCATGTATGCAGCAGGATTG
- the AFTPH gene encoding aftiphilin isoform X5: MEPDIIRMYSSSPPPLDNGAEDDDDEFGEFGGFSEVSSSGVEFVDFDTPDYTRPKEEFVPSNHFMPIPDFSEKVDSLTSFKSIENGNDKNIIAELSTPMKGQSNVLLSNTSKEVISSKTLNISIDGMENSGDLNKVEEQKQNVGTPEIFSPGDFRTDINVVHQNKQSESCNGEKPPCLEILTNGFAVLETVNPQGTDDLDNVADSKGQKPLSTHSTEYNSDSAPSPAEEFADFATFSKKERIQLEEIGCLVLNDRESLTIQENKINRVNELNSSLGRSFDNKGNTDGEDEVCVSEINILTNRGFSVEKQGLPTLQQDEFLNSSVQSKAWSLVDSAGNSEAIRRELCKTEKKLDLITSKYADLCMDSIKTSDAYSEIDSSKEESRKFSNSQSPNIDSTEENVLDDSVSVRNGDSSNDFVTCNDTNEDDFGDFGTASGATPPFVTGTQDSMSDLTFEESSEHFPHFSEPGDDFGEFGDSNAISCQEEMIFTESDLKETSESLSEGCQLAKISSGTHTELVSKLKKGQEGEFGDFDSVPNIDDSTAFQDSDDFADFSSAGPSQVVDWNAFEGEQKDSCSWAAFGDQQATESHHRKEAWQSHRMDDNIDTPGTPTTHDVPLATSKGTVASGHLQESATSVQTALLNRLERIFEACFPSVFVPDAEEEVTSLKHLLETSTLPIKTREALAESGELLDVWTELQDIHDAHGLRYQWGGSHSNKKLLCSLGIDTRNILFTGNKKQPVIVPMYAAGLICQVVPEN; encoded by the exons ATGGAGCCAGACATCATTCGAATGTATTCTTCATCCCCACCACCACTAGACAATGGAgcagaagatgatgatgatgaatttGGGGAATTTGGTGGGTTTTCAGAAGTTAGCTCCTCTGGTGTAGAGTTTGTTGATTTTGATACACCAGATTATACTCGTCCCAAGGAAGAGTTTGTACCTTCAAACCATTTTATGCCAATTCCTGATTTCTCAGAGAAAGTAGATAGCCTTACGAGCTTTAAGTCCATTGAAAATGGTAATGATAAGAACATCATTGCTGAACTTTCTACTCCTATGAAGGGACAGTCCAATGTTTTACTTTCTAACACCAGCAAAGAAGTAATTTCAtctaaaactttaaatatttccatTGATGGCATGGAAAATTCGGGAGATTTAAATAAAGTAGAGGAGCAGAAACAGAATGTTGGAACACCGGAAATTTTCTCTCCGGGAGATTTTAGAACTGATATTAACGTTGTTCATCAAAACAAGCAGTCAGAGAGCTGCAACGGTGAAAAGCCTCCTTGTCTGGAGATTCTAACAAATGGGTttgcagtgttggaaactgtaaATCCTCAGGGAACAGATGATCTGGACAATGTAGCCGATTCAAAAGGACAGAAGCCTCTTAGCACTCATAGCACTGAGTATAATTCAGATTCTGCACCTAGTCCTGCTGAGGAATTTGCAGATTTTGCCACATTTTCTAAAAAGGAAAGGATACAACTAGAAGAAATAGGATGTTTAGTTTTAAATGATAGAGAATCTCTAACCattcaggaaaacaaaattaacagaGTCAATGAACTGAATTCTTCTTTGGGTAGAAGCTTTGACAATAAAGGAAACACTGATGGAGAAGATGAGGTTTGTGTTTCAGAAATAAACATACTGACTAACAGAGGTTTCAGTGTTGAAAAACAAGGCCTTCCAACACTGCAACAGGACGAATTTTTAAATTCAAGTGTTCAATCAAAGGCTTGGAGTTTGGTAGACTCAGCTGGTAATTCAGAAGCCATTAGGAGAGAACTAtgtaaaactgagaaaaaactTGATTTAATTACTTCTAAATATGCTGACCTATGCATGGACTCTATCAAAACTTCCGATGCTTACAGTGAAATTGATTCTTccaaagaagaaagtagaaagttTTCTAATTCCCAAAGCCCAAACATTGATTCcacagaagaaaatgttttggaTGATTCTGTAAGTGTAAGAAATGGTGATAGTAGTAATGACTTTGTGACTTGCAACGATACCAATGAGGATGATTTTGGTGACTTTGGCACAGCCAGTGGTGCAACTCCACCTTTTGTTACTGGTACTCAAGATTCAATGAGCGATCTCACATTTGAAGAATCCTCAGAGCACTTTCCACATTTTAGTGAACCAGGTGATGACTTTGGAGAATTTGGGGATTCAAATGCTATTTCTTGCCAAGAGGAAATGATATTTACTGAGTCAGATCTAAAAGAGACTTCTGAAAGTTTATCAGAGGGATGTCAGTTGGCAAAAATATCTAGTGGAACACACACCGAACTtgtttcaaaactgaaaaaagggCAGGAAGGTGAGTTTGGAGATTTTGATTCTGTGCCAAATATAGATGATTCCACTGCTTTTCAAGACTCAGATGATTTTGCGGACTTCAGTTCAGCTGGTCCTAGCCAAGTTGTAGATTGGAATGCTTTTGAGGGTGAACAAAAAGATAGTTGTTCTTGGGCTGCTTTTGGAGACCAGCAGGCTACTGAATCTCATCATCGAAAGGAAGCCTGGCAGTCACATAGGATGGATGACAATATTGATACTCCAGGAACCCCCACAACACACGATGTCCCTTTAGCAACTTCCAAAGGAACAGTTGCTAGTGGCCATTTACAGGAATCAGCCACTTCAGTTCAG ACAGCATTACTAAACCGCCTAGAACGAATTTTCGAAGCATGTTTTCCTTCTGTATTTGTCCCTGATGCTGAAGAGGAAGTTACTTCCCTGAAGCACTTACTGGAAACAAGCACTTTGCCAATAAAAACAAGAGAGGCCTTAGCTGAAAGTGG GGAACTGCTGGATGTGTGGACAGAGCTGCAGGATATCCATGATGCACATGGCTTGAGATATCAGTGGGGCGGCTCCCATAGCAACAAGAAGCTTTTGTGCTCCTTGGGAATAGACACCAGAAACATT CTCTTCACGGGCAATAAGAAGCAACCTGTTATAGTGCCCATGTATGCAGCAGGATTG atatGCCAGGTAGTTCCGGAAAACTGA